The Aeromicrobium tamlense nucleotide sequence CGCAGTGGCTGCTGGCCGATGCCTGCGAGATGTCCACGCTCGAGGAGGCGCAGCTGCAGACGTGCGACGTCGCCATCGCCGCCACCGGCGACGACAAGGCGAACCTCGTGATGTCGCTGCTGGCCAAGACCGAGTTCACGGTGCCGCGCACCGTCGCGCGCGTGAACAATCCCAGCAACGAGTGGCTGTACGGGGAGTCCTGGGGCGTCGACGTCGCGGTGTCGACGCCGCGCATCATGGCCGCCCTCGTCGAGGAGGCCGTGGCGGTGGGCGACCTCGTCCGCCTGTTCACGTTCCGCCAGAGCGACACGAACCTCGTCGAGCTGACCGTGCCGGCCGACTCGGCCTACGTGGGCCGCCGGCTGGGTGACATCACCTGGCCCGCCGGCGTGCACCCCGTGGTCATCCTGCGTCAGCAGCAGTCGCTGCTGCCCGAGGCCGACCGCACGGTCGAGGCCGGCGACGAGCTGCTGTTCGTCACCCCGTCCGCCGCGGAGGGCGAGCTGTCGGCCCTGCTGGCCAACCACCGGGGCTGAGAGCGCCTACGGGGCCGGGGTCTCGTCCTCGATCTCCGTGACGGGCGTGCTGTTGCGACTGAGCAGCCACACCATCGCGGCGAGCGTGGCGATCTGCAGCGGCCAGCCCATGATCACCTTCGAGGTGCCGAGCCAGCCGATCTGGTCGGACAGGTAGAGCGGGTACTGCACCAGCACGCGCAGCACGCACGGCAGCGCGAACAGCAGCGTGAGGCGGTTGCAGAGCCTGCGCATGCCGGGATCGCGGCGCCAGCCGGAGAGGTCGCCCACGAGGGCGCCGATCATCACGCCGATCGCCGGCCAGCCGATCACGACCGTGGCGACGAGCACCACGGCGTAGCCGGCGTTGTAGATGATGCCCGGCAGGAAGACGTCGCGCGCCTCCCCCGACCGCGACGCGAACAGCGCCGCGATGCCGATGCCGACCAGGGCGTTGATGACGAACTGCGGGTTGGAGCGCTGCACCACGCGCACGATCAGCAGCACGGCGGTCAGCGCCGACGCCACGATGAGGCTCATCCTGAGCTCGCGCGTCGTCAGGTAGCAGAGCGTGAAGGTGATCGTCGGCACGGCCGCCTCGACGATCCCGCGGACGCCTCCGAACGCCTCCGCGAGGCGCTGGCGGACCACCTGCTCGACGGTGGCGACGTTCGCCTCGCGGGGCTCGGACATCTCAGGAGTCCAATCGGTAGGCGGGGTTGTACATGACCCGCTCGGAGCCGCGGTGGCCGATGCGGCCCGTGGCGGTCAGCGAGCGGCCGGCGGCGATGCCCTCGATGCGACGGCGGCCCAGCCAGATCAGCGTGATCGTGCCGGTGCCGTCGTACAGCGAGGCCTCGAGCGCCGTCACGTCGCCGACGGGGCGCAGCGTGACGTCGTGCAGCACGCCGTGGATGTCGACGCGCTCGCGCTCGGGGGCGTCCTTGATCGCGGCGCAGCCCGCGGCGGTGGCGCGGCCGCGCAGCTCGGAGTCCTCCTGGCTCTCGACCGAGAACCGGTCGAGCCACTTCGACACGACACCGGGCACGGGACCTACTCCTCCTCGACGCGCTGGGCGTCGGCGGGGATCACCAGCGGCAGCGACTCGCGCAGCATCCGCGGCTCCTCGCCGCGGCGCACGCGCAGGTCGCGCAGCACCTCCACGAACACGCCCTCGTCGGTGGACTCCAGGCCCGCAGCGCCCAGGATCGTGGCACGCACGACCCAGCGGGGGCCCTCGATGCCGATGAACCGAGCGGGCTGCACGCCCGCGGTGCCGTCGGCGGTGGTGGCGGGGAACTGGGCCAGGATCTCGGGGCCGAACGGGCCGTCGATCTCGGTGATCGTGCCGCCGCGCTTGTCGACCTCCTCGCGCAGGTCGGCGCGGACGCCGTCCCACGTGCCGCCGCTGCGGGCCCCGGCGAACGGGCGCAGCTCGACGGCCGAGCCGCCGGAGGTGACCAGGACGGCCGTGACGACGTCGTCCTCGGTGGGCAGCTGGACCTCGATGTCCGGACGCATCCGGATCAGCAGCGAGCCCAGGTCGACGTACTCGTCGGGCGACTCGATGGGGCGCTCGGTGACGTCGAAGGGTCCGTCGGCGCGCGGCCCGGCGACCTCGACGGGCTCAGCAGCAGCAGCGGCCGGGGACTCGGTCGCGCCGGCGTTCTTGCGACCAAACATCAGTGACTTCCTTCCGTCGATGCCCCGATCGAGGCGTGACCACCCGAGGAACCGTACCCGCCCTCGCCACGTACGGAGTCCTCCAGTCCGTCGACCTCGACGAAGCGCACGTGCTCGACGCGCTGGACCACGAGCTGGGCGATGCGGTCGCCCCGCGCGATGTGGACGGGCTCGCGCAGGTCGTGGTTGACCAGCAGCACCTTGATCTCCCCACGGTAACCCGCGTCGATCGTTCCCGGCGTGTTCACGACCGACAGACCGTGCCGCAGCGCCAGGCCCGACCGCGGATGGATGAAGCCGGCGAAGCCCTCGGGCAGCGCGAGGGCGATGCCGGTGGGGACCAGGGCGCGCTCCCCCGGCGCGAGGACGACGTCGATCGTGGAGACCAGGTCGGCGCCGGCGTCGGCGGGATGGGCGTACGCGGGAAGGGGGACGTCGGCGTCGAGTCGCCGGATCTGCACCTCGGTCACGTGGCGACGATACTGGCGCGAGACCCCTGCGGGCACGTCGGCCGCGGTCGGGCAGGTTGGCTCGGGTGAGGCACAGTGGACCCGTGCAGAAAACCCCCGAGCGTCACCGCGAGCGCCTCGTCGCCCCCGGCCTGTGGTGGGGCGGTGTCGTCGTCGCCTCCGTGAGCGTCGGCTGGCTGCTCCTCGTGGCCACCAGCCCGTTCGTCGCCGCCGGAGTGGGCCTGCTGACCCTCCTGATCGCCGGGGCCGGCCTGTGGAGGTACGGGTCGCTGCTGGTGACGGCCGAGCCGGGCCGGCTGCGCGCGGGCGACGCCCACCTCGAGGCGCCCGACCTCGGCACCGTCGAGGCCCTCGACCCCGCGTCCTGGCGGGCCGCCCTGGACCGCGCCGGCACCGATCGCGCCTTCCTCCTGACCCGCCCGTGGATCGACCGCGGGGTGCGCGTGGAGGTGGCCGATCCGGCCGATCCCACGCCCTACTGGCTCGTGTCGACGCGCCGTCCCGACGCGCTGAGTCGCGCCGTGGGCCAGACTGGTGCTCCCACCGACACCGGTGACCCCACGGACGAAAGGACCATCGATGGCCAGGAAGCGCGCGACGAAGGCGACGCCTGACGCCGGGACCACCTCGAAGGCCGAGGCCAAGGTCTCGAAGGGACGCGGCCGCGGCGCCTGGCGGGCGCTCGACACCGGCTCCGGCCTGCTCGCGGCCACGCTCGCCCCGTACGTGTCCAACCTGGCCTGGCGCGCGGTCACCGGCCGTCAGCCCCCGCGCAACACGCGCAGCCCCGAGCTCAGCACGAAGGAGGCCGTGGCGTGGGCCGCGATCGGTGGCGCCACCGTGCAGATCGTGCGCACCGTGGCCCGGCGCGGCGCGGCCAGCTACTGGCTCAAGTCCACCGGCGGCCTGCCGCCGGGGATGAAGTCGACGAAGGACGCCAAGCGCTGACGCGTCGCCCCCGACACACGAAGACGTCCGGCCCGCCGCGTGAGCGGCGACGCCGGACGTCGTGCGTTCGTCGGGGCGCGGACCTCAGTCGGCGCAGTCCTTGCAGATCGCCATGCCGTTCTTCTCGGTGGCCAGCTGGCTGCGGTGGTGCACCAGGAAGCAGGACATGCAGGTGAACTCGTCGGACTGCTTGGGGACGACCTTGACCGCGAGCTCCTCGTGCGACAGGTCGGCGCCGGGGAGCTCGAACGACTCTGCCGCCTCGACCTCGTCCTCGTCGACCTTGCCCGAGTTCTTCTCGTGGCGACGCGCCTTCAGCTCCTCGATGCTGTCCTCGGACTGCTCCTCGTCGGTCTTGCGGGGCGCGTCGTAATCGGTTGCCATCAACTCTCCATGCTGGTTCTCGTGGAACTCTGGTCGTGTTCTTGTGGAACGCGCAGATTCAACCACATGGGTCCAACTCGCGCGCACCCGGAAGACACAAGCCGCCCGGTGGCGCCGATATTCCCACCGCAGCCGCCGTTCCGCCAGTCGTGGAGGGCGCCGATGCGGCTCAGAAGCCGCAGCGTCGGACGAGCGCGAGGAACTCCTCGATCCCGCCCGCGGGAGCCGCGACCACGAGGCGGTCGGACGGCGGACCGTCCAGGCCCGTCACGACGAGTCCGGCCTCGCGCGCGATCAGTCCCGCCGCGGCGTGGTCCCACGGCTGGAGGCCCTGCTCGACGAAGGCGTCCAGGCGCCCCTCCGCGAGGTCCGTGAGGTCGAGCGCGGCCGCGCCGATCCGGCGGACATCGCGCACGTGGGGCAGCATCGCGCCGACCGCCTTCGCCTGGTGCTCACGCACCTCGGGCACGTAGTTGAAGCCGGTGGCCACGAGCATCTCGGCCGGCGGCAGGACGGGCGGGCCCGTCAGGCGTCGCGGCGCGGCCTCGTCGACCCGCCAGGCGCCCTCCCCCGCCACCGCCGCGTAGGACTCGCCCGTGGCGATGTTGACGACGACGCCCACGTGGTCGATGCCACCGACCCGGGCGCCGATCGCCACCGCGTACCGCGGGATGCCGTAGACGAAGTTGACCGTGCCGTCGATCGGGTCGACGACCCACTCGACGTCCGAGGTCCCGGGCACGTCCTGGCCCTCCTCGCCGACGAAGGCGTCGTGGGGACGGGCGGCGAGGATGCGCTCGCGGATGAGCTCCTCACATGAGCGGTCGATCAGCGTGACGAGGTCGGTGGGGCTGGACTTCGTCCCCGCCACGCCCACCCGGCCGGCGGGACGCTGCGCGGCGACGTGCTCGGCCGCCTCGGCCGCGACCCGGCGCGCGAGGTCGAGCAGCTCGGTCACGCCAGCACCGGGCGCATCGACCGCGGGTTGACGCAGCAGTCGCCCGGGCAGGTGTCGGCCTTCGGCCCGAACTCGCCGAGTGCCGGACGCTCCGGCGACTCGCCGCGCTCGGCCGCGGCACGCTCGAGCAGGAGCTCGCGCACCATCGCCGCGTAGCGCGGGTCGGCGTTGGGACTGGCGGCGCGCGCGAAGCGCAGGCCGAGGCGCTCGGCCGTCGCCTTGGCCTCGGTGTCGAGGTCGTACACGACCTCCATGTGGTCGGCGACGAAGCCGATCGGCACCAGCACGACGGAGGTGACGCCCTGCTCGGCCAGCTCCTCGAGGTGGTCGTTGACGTCCGGCTCGAGCCACGGCTGGCTCGGCGGGCCCGAGCGCGAGCAGTAGGCCAGCGACCACGTCGGCAGGTCGAGCGCCTCGGCGACGAGGCCGGCCACCGAGAGGTGCTGACGCTCGTACAGGCCGCAGCCGGGTCCGCCGCTCGCCTCGTTCATCTGGTCGGGCACCGAGTGGGTGACGAACACGACGCGCGCGTCGGGACCGACCTCGGCCAGCGCCGCGCGGGTGTACTCGGTGAACAGCTCGACGAAGACCGGGTGGTTGAAGTGGTGACGCAGCCGGTCGACCCGGATCGGGCGGTCGTGCGATACCTCGAAGAGGTTCTCGCGGTACTGGCGGCAGCTCGAGTACGACGAGTAGGCGCTGGTCATGAAGCACGCGACGCGCTCGACGCCGTCGGCCTCCATCTGGTCGAACGCATCGGCCAGGTACGGGTCCCAGTTGCGGTTGCCCCAGTAGACCGGCAGGTCGAGTCCCTGCTCGGCGAAGTCGGCCCGCAGCGCGGCCAGCAGGTCGCGGTTGATGTCGTTGATGGGCGACTTGCCGCCGAAGCCGAAGTAGTGCTCCCCGACCTCGACCAGACGCTCCTTCGGGATGCCCCGGCCGCGCGTCACGTTCTCGAGGAACGGGACCACGTCCTCGGGCTTCTCGGGGCCTCCGAAGGAGACGAGCAGGAGGGCGTCATAGGGGCGTGCGTCCATGCCGCCAGTCTTCCACGGGGCCCCTTCGGGCACGCTTCGGGCGAGCCGGTCCCCAGTTCGTCGGCGAGTGGGTCCAAGATGAGTCCCGTCATGCTCTCCGCCTACCGCTCGATCCTGTCGACGCCCGGCGCGCCCGCCTTCACCTCGGCCGGCGCCCTCGGACGCCTGCCCCTGTCCATGACGGGGCTCGGCATCGTGCTCCTGGTCTCGGGACGCACCGGCGACTACGGACCCGCCGGACTGCTGATGGCGGTCTACGTCGTCACGTCGGCGATCTGCGCGCCCGTCCAGGGTCGGCTCGCCGACCGCGTGGGACAGGCGCCCGTGCTCCTCACGGCCGGCGCGCTGTTCGCGTCGGGCATCACGATCCTGCTCACGACGGTCGACCTGTCGCTGTGGGTGGCCGCGATCGGCGCCGTGATCGCCGGCCTCGGCGCGCCGCAGGCCGGCAACATGGTCCGCGCCCGGTGGACGCACAACCTCTCCGACCGCGGTCGCCTGCAGACCGCGTTCGCCCTGGAGGCGGTGCTCGACGAGGTCGTCTTCATCGTCGGTCCCGTCCTCGTCACCGTCCTCACGCTCAGCGTCCTCGACTGGTCCGGACTCGCCGTCGCCGGCGCCGCCGCGCTCGTCGGCGCCTGGGGCCTGGCACTCCAGCGCTCCACCCAGCCGCCGCACCGCCGTCAGGCGGAGGGTTCCCGCGAGCCCCTGCCGTGGTTCCTGCTCGGTCCGCTGGTCGTGGCGGCGTGCGGGCTGGGCCTGCTGTTCGGCGCCGCCGAGGTCCTCGTGGTCGCGTTCACCGAGGAGCAGGGCCGTCCCGGCGCGGCCGGACTCGTCCTGGCGATCTGGTCCGCGGGCAGCCTCGCGGCGGGCCTCGTGATCGGTGCGCTGGCGCCGCCGGCCGACCCCGTCCGACGGCTGCGCCTGTCGACCCTCGGCCTGCTCGTCTTCCTCGCCCCGCTGCCCTTCGCGCCGAACATCGCGCTGCTCGCGGTCGGCTTCCTGCTGGCCGGCCTCATGCTCTCGCCGACGCTCATCACGGCGGTGCACCTGGTCGAGCTGTGCGTGCCGCCGTCGCGCCTCACCGAGGCCCTCACCTGGACCACCACCGGCATGTCCGCCGGCACCGCCGCGGGGGCCGCCATCGCGGGACTCATGGTCGACCGGTGGTCCGCATCGGTGGGCTTCACGCTGCCCATCGTGGCGGCGCTGATGACCACCTCGGTCGCCTTCTGGTTCCGCGGTCCGCTCCCCCAGCGTCACGCCCTCGCCGAGTGACCGACGGCGTCTCGGAAAACACATCCGGACACGGCGCGTCTCCCGGGATCGTCGCGGCCGTTCACTAGCCTTGAAGTCGGTGGCAGCAGCGACACGGGGAGGCTCGAACATGCGGGAACTCGCGACCGTGGGACTCAGCGACGACGGACGATTCCTCGTGGCCCGTGACGCGACCACCGGAGAACGCTTCCGACTCAGCATCGATCGCCGGCTCACCACGCTGGTCGATCGCACTCCCGTAGGGTCGAGTCGTTCCGGACAGATGGAGATTCCGATGGAGAGTTCGCTCACCCCCCGAGACATCCAGACCCGCATCCGCCGCGGCGAGTCGGTCGAAGAGGTCGCCGAGGCCGCCGGCATCACGGTCGAGCGGGTGCAGGGCTTCGCCGTGCCCGTCATCGCCGAGCGCGAGTGGATGGCCCAGTCGGCACGCGCCACGTCGGTGCGCCGCAAGCACGTCGGCGGACCCGCCGTCGCCCTGGCCGAGCTGGCGGACACCGCCCTGGCCGAGCGCGGCATCGCCCCCGAGAACGCCCAGTGGGACGCCTGGCGTCGCGAGGACGGTCGCTGGACCGTCCAGGTCGACCTCCAGGACGGCGCCGCGTCGTTCCTCTACGACCCCAAGAGCCGCTACGTGATCGCCGACGACGACGCCGCCCGCGGCCTGGTCGGCGACCTCGCCACGCAGGACCAGCACGACATGGCGCTGGCCGACCTCGTCACCGACGCGCCCGAGGCCTTCGGCGGCGCCATCGCCGAGGAGCCCGACCACGCCCCGCTCGTGCGCTCCATCAAGGAGGCGCGCGACCGCCGGGCCCTCGAGCAGGCCGTCTTCGAGGAGCCCGTCGAGGAGGTCGTCGAGGACCTGGAGGACCAGGCCCTCGAGGAGCGCATCGCCGTGCCCGACACCCCGAAGCCCCGCAAGAAGCACTCGCGCCGCTCGGTCCCCAGCTGGGACGAGATCATGTTCGGCGGCTCCTCGGACTGAGGACCCACCGCCCTCAGTCGAAGGGCAGGACGTCGGGCGAGAGCGCACCGGCCTTCGCGCGCGCGGCGGTCATCCGCTTGCGGTGGTGGCGACGGCACAGCACCTCGTACCCGACCTGCGGGGTCGGGCGGTCGGGATCCTCGACGTCGCCCACCACGATGACCTCGCCCTCGGTGACCATCTCGCCGTCCTCGGTGCGGGCGTTGTGCGTGGCACGGGCGCCGCACCAGCACAGCGCCTCGACCTGGAGCGTC carries:
- the sepH gene encoding septation protein SepH; the protein is MRELATVGLSDDGRFLVARDATTGERFRLSIDRRLTTLVDRTPVGSSRSGQMEIPMESSLTPRDIQTRIRRGESVEEVAEAAGITVERVQGFAVPVIAEREWMAQSARATSVRRKHVGGPAVALAELADTALAERGIAPENAQWDAWRREDGRWTVQVDLQDGAASFLYDPKSRYVIADDDAARGLVGDLATQDQHDMALADLVTDAPEAFGGAIAEEPDHAPLVRSIKEARDRRALEQAVFEEPVEEVVEDLEDQALEERIAVPDTPKPRKKHSRRSVPSWDEIMFGGSSD
- a CDS encoding DUF3159 domain-containing protein yields the protein MSEPREANVATVEQVVRQRLAEAFGGVRGIVEAAVPTITFTLCYLTTRELRMSLIVASALTAVLLIVRVVQRSNPQFVINALVGIGIAALFASRSGEARDVFLPGIIYNAGYAVVLVATVVIGWPAIGVMIGALVGDLSGWRRDPGMRRLCNRLTLLFALPCVLRVLVQYPLYLSDQIGWLGTSKVIMGWPLQIATLAAMVWLLSRNSTPVTEIEDETPAP
- a CDS encoding MFS transporter, whose protein sequence is MSPVMLSAYRSILSTPGAPAFTSAGALGRLPLSMTGLGIVLLVSGRTGDYGPAGLLMAVYVVTSAICAPVQGRLADRVGQAPVLLTAGALFASGITILLTTVDLSLWVAAIGAVIAGLGAPQAGNMVRARWTHNLSDRGRLQTAFALEAVLDEVVFIVGPVLVTVLTLSVLDWSGLAVAGAAALVGAWGLALQRSTQPPHRRQAEGSREPLPWFLLGPLVVAACGLGLLFGAAEVLVVAFTEEQGRPGAAGLVLAIWSAGSLAAGLVIGALAPPADPVRRLRLSTLGLLVFLAPLPFAPNIALLAVGFLLAGLMLSPTLITAVHLVELCVPPSRLTEALTWTTTGMSAGTAAGAAIAGLMVDRWSASVGFTLPIVAALMTTSVAFWFRGPLPQRHALAE
- a CDS encoding DUF3710 domain-containing protein, which produces MFGRKNAGATESPAAAAAEPVEVAGPRADGPFDVTERPIESPDEYVDLGSLLIRMRPDIEVQLPTEDDVVTAVLVTSGGSAVELRPFAGARSGGTWDGVRADLREEVDKRGGTITEIDGPFGPEILAQFPATTADGTAGVQPARFIGIEGPRWVVRATILGAAGLESTDEGVFVEVLRDLRVRRGEEPRMLRESLPLVIPADAQRVEEE
- a CDS encoding potassium channel family protein; its protein translation is MRVAIAGAGAVGRSVAQELLDHGHSVLLIDKSPTSIRSDLVPDAQWLLADACEMSTLEEAQLQTCDVAIAATGDDKANLVMSLLAKTEFTVPRTVARVNNPSNEWLYGESWGVDVAVSTPRIMAALVEEAVAVGDLVRLFTFRQSDTNLVELTVPADSAYVGRRLGDITWPAGVHPVVILRQQQSLLPEADRTVEAGDELLFVTPSAAEGELSALLANHRG
- a CDS encoding inositol monophosphatase family protein yields the protein MTELLDLARRVAAEAAEHVAAQRPAGRVGVAGTKSSPTDLVTLIDRSCEELIRERILAARPHDAFVGEEGQDVPGTSDVEWVVDPIDGTVNFVYGIPRYAVAIGARVGGIDHVGVVVNIATGESYAAVAGEGAWRVDEAAPRRLTGPPVLPPAEMLVATGFNYVPEVREHQAKAVGAMLPHVRDVRRIGAAALDLTDLAEGRLDAFVEQGLQPWDHAAAGLIAREAGLVVTGLDGPPSDRLVVAAPAGGIEEFLALVRRCGF
- a CDS encoding ferrochelatase yields the protein MDARPYDALLLVSFGGPEKPEDVVPFLENVTRGRGIPKERLVEVGEHYFGFGGKSPINDINRDLLAALRADFAEQGLDLPVYWGNRNWDPYLADAFDQMEADGVERVACFMTSAYSSYSSCRQYRENLFEVSHDRPIRVDRLRHHFNHPVFVELFTEYTRAALAEVGPDARVVFVTHSVPDQMNEASGGPGCGLYERQHLSVAGLVAEALDLPTWSLAYCSRSGPPSQPWLEPDVNDHLEELAEQGVTSVVLVPIGFVADHMEVVYDLDTEAKATAERLGLRFARAASPNADPRYAAMVRELLLERAAAERGESPERPALGEFGPKADTCPGDCCVNPRSMRPVLA
- a CDS encoding OB-fold nucleic acid binding domain-containing protein; the protein is MPGVVSKWLDRFSVESQEDSELRGRATAAGCAAIKDAPERERVDIHGVLHDVTLRPVGDVTALEASLYDGTGTITLIWLGRRRIEGIAAGRSLTATGRIGHRGSERVMYNPAYRLDS
- the dut gene encoding dUTP diphosphatase, translating into MTEVQIRRLDADVPLPAYAHPADAGADLVSTIDVVLAPGERALVPTGIALALPEGFAGFIHPRSGLALRHGLSVVNTPGTIDAGYRGEIKVLLVNHDLREPVHIARGDRIAQLVVQRVEHVRFVEVDGLEDSVRGEGGYGSSGGHASIGASTEGSH
- a CDS encoding DUF3093 domain-containing protein — protein: MQKTPERHRERLVAPGLWWGGVVVASVSVGWLLLVATSPFVAAGVGLLTLLIAGAGLWRYGSLLVTAEPGRLRAGDAHLEAPDLGTVEALDPASWRAALDRAGTDRAFLLTRPWIDRGVRVEVADPADPTPYWLVSTRRPDALSRAVGQTGAPTDTGDPTDERTIDGQEARDEGDA
- a CDS encoding DUF4193 domain-containing protein, which codes for MATDYDAPRKTDEEQSEDSIEELKARRHEKNSGKVDEDEVEAAESFELPGADLSHEELAVKVVPKQSDEFTCMSCFLVHHRSQLATEKNGMAICKDCAD
- a CDS encoding DUF4235 domain-containing protein; its protein translation is MARKRATKATPDAGTTSKAEAKVSKGRGRGAWRALDTGSGLLAATLAPYVSNLAWRAVTGRQPPRNTRSPELSTKEAVAWAAIGGATVQIVRTVARRGAASYWLKSTGGLPPGMKSTKDAKR